ATCGATCGCGCCACGTATCGGCCGATCATCGATCGCGGATGGAAGGCGGTGGCGGCACGGGTGATGGACGACGGCAGCGTGCGCGACGTGTGTTCGGGCACGGGTGCCGGGCCGACGAAGGAGTACTACCTGAACAGACCTGTCGTGAACGGCGCCGACGATCGCGGCGGCGCCATGGCGCTGCTCGCGGCGATTGAAGTGGAGACGCTGCGCCGGGTCCGTTAGGACAACACAGGAGGGCCAGATGGACGCAAAGCGATTCGTGATTGGCACCCTTGCCGGCGGCATCGCCGTGCTCGCGACCGGCTACCTGATTTTCGCGATGCCACCCTTCCGAGAGTTCTACGCCGACGCCATGACCTCCGGGTCGGCAACGGGCGTGCAGCGGGATTCGCCGTTGCTCTGGGCGGTGGCCCTGGGGGCCCTCTCATACAGCGCGCTTGTCACCCTCGCGATCGGGACGCGGGCCGGCGCCGTGAACATCGGCGCAGGAATCCGGATCGGCGCGCTCGCCGGCTTCCTCCTCTGGCTCACGGCGGACTTGATGTTCTACGGCATCAGCAACGTCGGAAACCTGACGAGCGCCGTCCTCGACCCACTGCTCGAGCTCGTGCCCGGCGCGATCGCGGGCGGCGTCATCGCTGCCGTAGTCGGAAAGGTCCGTTAACCGAGACTCAACCCGCGACGCCTTTTCATGCCGGGGTCAGGCGGCCGCCCTCGAGGCGAAGGGTGCGGTCGCACCGCGCCGCCAGGCGCGGGTTGTGCGTGGCGATGACGGCGGTGAGGCCGAACTCGGCGTGCATGGCGCGCAGCAGCTCGTGCAGCGAATCGGCCGTGGCTTCGTCCAGGTCGCCGGTCGGCTCGTCGGCCAGCAGCAGCGACGGCTGCATCACCAGCGCCCGCGACACGGCGACGCGCTGCTGCTCGCCGCCGGACAGCATGCCGGGCCGATGATCGAGGCGTTCGCCGAGCCCGACGCGGCGCAACAGCGCCTCGGCGCGCGGCCGCGCCGCCCCCACCGACAGCCGCGCGATGCGCATCGGCAT
This genomic interval from Vicinamibacterales bacterium contains the following:
- a CDS encoding ABC transporter ATP-binding protein; its protein translation is MAFITVSELNKYYSVAGNRLHVLRDLDLSVEKGEMVAIMGASGVGKSTLLHVMGGLDTIDGGTVRVGEHDITGMSDEARVAFRNRHIGFVFQFHHLLPEFTALENAMMPMRIARLSVGAARPRAEALLRRVGLGERLDHRPGMLSGGEQQRVAVSRALVMQPSLLLADEPTGDLDEATADSLHELLRAMHAEFGLTAVIATHNPRLAARCDRTLRLEGGRLTPA